The region GCCTTGCGGATTTCGGGAATATTGTGATCGGTGGTGACCAGGAAATAGGAAGACAGCGCCATGGTTTCCCACGCCACCATGAACATATAGGCATCGTCCGCCAGCAGCACCAGCGTCATGCCGACGAGGAACAAGTGATACTCCAGGCATACCAGACCGAGTGTGCCCCCGCCATGGTTTTGAAATAACCCGCGCTATAAAGGGACACGCCCATGGATGCGCCGCCCAGCAGGATCAGGAAGAAGGCAGACAGCGGATCAAGGCGGAGATGAAATGGAAGATCGGGCAGGCCCAGCGGCAGCACCATGATGTTGGGTGCCGCGGCCAGGGCCCACAGCCCCGTAAGCGCCATCAGCAGCGATGTCAGCGCGCTGAGCGGAAAGATTACGCGATTGATCAACCGCGGCGTGCGTTGCAATGCAAGCCCTGCCACTCCGAGAGCTATCCAGAACTGGACCAGCCAGCCAATTACATCTAGAGGCAATATTCCAACGGCGTCCATCTGGTATTACTTGTACACCCCTCGATTGAATGCGCAGCTTGCAGGCGTGCGATTCTACTCCTGCGCTTGGAGGCTGTTCAAGAAACGAATCACTGTTTCGGACCATTCACCCCAACTGTGTAACCCGCAGGGGCTATCAAGATCGGCGCACACCTCGATTGGCCGGCCCGGTTTCGGGTTGTCACAAACTGCACGCATCATTGCTCGCGCCCCGGTCAGTGTAGTCCGGAGCCCGCGTCCGTTGAAGCATTTCCTGTTTTCTGTTTTGCAATTTCTGCAGCCAGCTCATCCAGATTCTTTTTGGTCTTGAATTGCTTCCAGATAGCCTGATCATTGCTCATGCCGGCCTTGATTGCAGTTTCGACGACGTTCTGAATTCCCGCTTCATCCAAGCCCACCAGCACGAACATCTCCCCGTCAGTCGCCACGATGCTTTTGAATATCCGGGAACCATACAGCGTTTGATCGGTGATCTGCCTGGCGACCGAAGCACACACGCGCCCAATCATTTCCTTGCTTCCGGCACCGCTTGCTTCGGCATATTGTTCGACCATGTTTTGCGCCTGCACTTTCAACTTCTGCGCGAGTTCGACACGCGCGTCATTCGCGGCGATTTGTTTCATGAAGGCAGTACCCGCATCCGATCTGGCTGCCGAGCCAACCGCCCCGGTTGCCATACCTTCAACAGGAGCGCCGCACACCCACAGAGGAGCCGCGTCGTCGGAATCGGGAAACATGCACACGGGCATTTTTTCCACTTTGGCGGGTGGTGTGGAACATGCGGCGAAGCCCAGCCCGATCACAATCACGAACAACGCTTTGGTGATTTTGGACATTTGAGGACACTCCTGATCTGAATTGGCAAATTCAAGCCGTGCAAAGATTCAATGACAACATGCCGGGGCGGCCTTTAGTCAGTTCGAAACCGTGACAGGTTGTTGCCCCGTTTTTCGTTGAACCTGGCAAGAATCTTGACAGATATTATGTGAAATTTAGAAAGATGGTTGAAAAAGGCGCGCGGCTTAACGATTTCCGTACCAGGCAAAAAATTCATTTGCGGGCATCGGCGAGGCGAGGCCATAGCCCTGCGCATACCCGCAACCCATTTCAGCGAGCACTCCCACCAGTTGCGGATCCTCCAAACCTTTGGCGACGGTCAGCCGACTGAATGCCTTTGCCAGCGCGATCACGCCTTGCACGAGGACTCTGTCACCGTCATTCCTGGTCATGCCCTGTATGAAAGCCTGATCAATTTTTAGCATCTCGGCACCGAGTTTGCGCAGATAGGCCAGCGAGGAATAGCCTGTGCCGAAGTCATCCAGGGCAAAGCTGACGCCCAGTTTGCGGCAGGCTTCGAAAATTTCGGCGGACTGGCCGATGTCTTCCAATGCAGCCGTTTCCGGCACTTCGATCTGCAGTCTGCCGTGCGGCAATTCCGGATACTGCCGCAGCTTGCGTTGCAGTTTGCCGACAAAATCCGGGGAATGCAAATGACCTGCGGAGATGTTGATGCTGACTTTCAAATTCACTCCGGCCTGCCCCCAGGCCTGGATTTGCGCCAGTGCGGTTTCCATCACCCAATCGCCCAGTTTGATCCCAATCTCGGAATTCTCGATGCCAGGCAGGAACGCCGCCGGATGCAATACCCCCCGATCCGGGTGATTCCAGCGGATTAGCGCTTCCACGCCCGTTACCTTGCTGCTAGCCAACTCCAGTATGGGCTGGTAATACAGCTCGAATTCACCCGCCCCCAGACCGTACGAAATACGCTGACTGTTTTCACGCAGCAGACGCATGCGCTGGTCGTAAACGGCATCATAGAGATGGTAACGGTTCTTGCCGCTCTGTTTGGCGATGTACATGGCCTGATCGGCATGGCGCAGCAGGGTATCGCCATCTTCATCGTCGGCGGGGTAAAAGGTGACGCCGATGCTGGCCGACACGGCGACCTGGATCCCGCCGATTTGTATGGGGATCGCGATCGTCTGCGTGATCCGGTCCAGCACCTGGAAGCACTCGGACTCCTGGGACAGCTCGTTGAACAACACCACGAATTCATCCCCGCCGAGGCGCGCCAGGGTATCGCCCTCGCGCAAGATCTCCTGCAGCCGCCGCGTGATATCCACCAACAGCCGGTCCCCGGTCTCGTGACCGTGATGATCGTTGACGACCTTGAAACCGTCTAGATCGATGTAGCAGATGGCCAGCATCCTGCCGCTGCGCCGTGCATGAGCAATAGACTGCCCCAGACGATCCACAAGCAAGCGACGGTTGGGAATCCCGGTGAGCGCGTCGTAATTGGCGACGCGGCTCAGCTCGGCCTCATGCGCCTTGAAATAGGTGATGTCGGAAAACACCGCCACATGGCGTTGTACCTTGCCAGCATCGTCCCGGATGACCGAAATGGAAAGCAGTTCGGCATAGATCTCGCCGTTCTTGCGCCGGTTCCATATCTCGCCGCGCCATGCGCTCTTGTCTTTCAACGATGTCCACATGTCGGTATAGAACGCACTGTCCTGGTGGCCGGAACTCAGTATCCTCGGGTTTCGACCCAGCACCTCTTGGCGATCGTAGCCGGTGATGTGCGTGAATGCCGGATTGACATTCACGATGAAATTTTCCGCATCGGTGATGACAATCGCCTCCCGGCTGTTATCGAACACGCTCGCGGTGATGCGCAATCCCGCCTCGGCCCGTTTCAGTTCGGTGATATCGCGCCCGATGATGACCAGCCCCTTGCGCCCGCCTGCCTGATGGAACAGGGGCTTTTTGATGACATCGAATGTCAGCTCATCGCCATCCGGCTGCGGGATGGTCTCTTCAATGCGCAGGACATCGTCCTTGTGCCAGGCATTTTCGTCTGTCTCATGGCAATGAAGCAGCACCTCCCCGAAATTCGGGTCGGCGGTCTCCGCAAGCTCCCGATCAGTCTTGCCTTGCCAGTCCAGCCCTTCCAGGCCGAACGCATGGCGAGCGGAACGATTGGATTCCAGCCAGCGTCCCTCACCATCCTTGAACTGGATGGGATCGGGAATCGCCTCGATCAGCGTGCGCAGCAGTTCTTCGCTCTGGTGCAATTTGGCCGACTTTTCCTCCACCAAGCGCCTGAGCTCTTCCTTGCTGCGCCGCATCTCGGTGATGTCCACCAGCGTCCCGATGACGGCAGGCCGTCCCTGATATTCGATACGGCGTCCATGTGCATCCACGACCATCGCGGTGCCATTGCGCTTGTACGCGGTAAAGCTGTACCGCATTGCAGCCACCTCGCCATCGAGGCGGCGCCGGAGGTTCGTCTCGACCAGCGCCCTGTCCTCGGCCTTGACGAACTGAATGGCGGGAATCACATCCACAAGTTCATCCGCCGAGTCGTAGCCGAACATATCGAGCAAGCCGGGGTTGGCATAGCGGAAAAACCCGTCCTGAATGATGTAGATGCCGACCAGCGATTGTTCCACCAGTGCGCGGAACTTGGTCGATTCTTCCACGACCAGTCCTTCCAGGCGTTGCCGATAGTTATCCAGTTGCTGCGCGGTCTGTTTGCGGCGGGTGATGTCGCGCGATACGCCCAGCACCCCGATCAACTGTCCCTGACTGTCACGCATCGGCGTCTTGATGGTCTCGAACAATCCGCGATATCCATCAGCCGCGAAGGTCAGCCATTCTTCGTTGAAGATCGTCCGGTCCTCCTGCATCGCCTTCAGGTCGTTTTTGCGAAAGGCTTCGGCGGTATCCTGGTCCACGAAATCCCGGTCGGACTTGCCGACGATGTCTTTCTCTTCCGCACCGTACAGGAGCTGGAATCGGCGGTTGCATGCGAGATAGACACCGTCGATATCTTTCAGCCAGACCATGTCGGGGATGGTATCGACGAAAGTCCGCAGAAACATTTCGTCCACCTGGAGCTTTTCGTCCAGCAGCCCGGACGCCATGGTCCGGGTCAGGTCGTGCTCGTCGGCCAGGCCGACCATGCGGCCCGTGTCGTCGACCAACGCCAGGTGCCGCACTTTCTTTTCCAGCATCTGCTCGGCGGCATGGTTGATGGTGGCATCGCTGGAGATCGTCAGCACCGGCGATGTCATCACGTCCGCGAGCCGGACGGCGAGCCGCTCCGGCTCGCTCGCATAGAAACGCACCACATCCCTTTCGGTAACGATGCCAACCGGCCTCTCGTTTTCGACTACCACCACGCAGCTCGCGCGCACTGCCTGCATCAGATTGAGTCCCTGCATCAGGCTGCTGTGGGGCGGCAGGCTCGGAACGGCGCGTTGCGCAACCGAGATGAGCTGCCGCCGCCCTGCCAGCGCGCTAAGATTCAGGTGCAGGCGAAAATCCGTTTCGTTGACCACGCCGGCAACCGCACCGTCGTCACCCACCAGCACCAGATGACGTATCCCTTCGCGCAGGCAGACCTGATAAGCATCCAGGCAGTCCATCGTGCAGGGGACGACAACGACCGGCGCAGACATGCTGGTACGCAACGGAGTTTCAAGCGGAGAGGAAGCACGCATGGCGTGCAGGATGTTGCGCTCGGTGACGATACCCACCGGATGTGCGTCCTTGTCGGTCACCACGACGGAAGAGAAACGGCGCCGCGCCATGAGGAGCGCAGCTTCGCCGAGGTTGGAATCGACCGGAAGGCAGGTGACGTCGCGTGTGGCAATGTCGATCAATCGTTGTTGTGTGTTCATTGTTATGTACAGCCCGCCCGGCAAAGCGTTGTTTCGCAGCACGGGAACGCTATCGCATTCCACCCAATAGTCGCGTGAACTCGTCCCGCACCACGGCGTAACATTCGCAACACATCTTTTCCAGCCGGGGACGGTTCAATACCTTGATGTGGCCCCGGTTGTAGTCGATCAATCCCTGATCGCGCAATTCGCCTGCCGCCTCGGTAATGCTCTCCCGGCGCACACCCAGCATGTTGGCGATCGCCTCATGCGTGAGCCGGAAATCGTCGGAAAGCGACTTGTCGTTGATCAGCAGCAAATGCTGGCACAGCTGCTGAGTCAGAGAGTGGTGCTTTTCACAGACCACCGTCTGCGATATCTGGGTCAGCGAGGCTTGCGCATAAAGCAGCAAAGTATCGCGCAAACTTGCCATGCGCCCATTCATCTCGCTCAGTGTGTCCGACGTTACCTGAAACACATGCCCGGAAGTTTCCACGGTCGCCCAATATGGCATTGCCGCGCCGCCCAAAACTTCGGCGACGCTGAACATACCCTCGTTCCCGACAACGGCAACACCCGCCGACTCTCCGCTTTCCAGCCGGTAGAACAGCGCTATCGCGCTATCGATCGGAAAGTACACATTGCTCAGCCGTTCGCCCGACCTGGCAATCTGCTCGCCAGCCTTGAGGTGGACGACCTGCATATGCGGAAGCAATTCCTGAAGTTCGTCCGGACGCAACGCGGCCAGCAGACGATTCTGGTTGGGGTTATGGTGGTGCGACATCAGAGTCCCTGTTTATTATTTGACTCGCGCCTCTGCGCTCAACGACGCATTGTTTCAGCTGACCCCTAAACCTCTTGGTGGAGAAACGACCTCTTATGGAGAAACGCGAACTCCCACAAACCCATCGGGCCACAAGAGTAACAAGGTAGGCCTGAAACAGTCTGTACGGTAGCACACACTAATGGAGATATCAGGCATTAACAGAGCAAAAAACAGGGTTATGCGTAGACGACCTGCACGTTCTGCGCACCACACATCGCACGCAATCCGTCGAGCAATTCATCCGGCAAGGTGACCTGCCATGGATCACCGAGCCGCAGAGGAGCGCTGCCGATCAGGTTGCGATAGTTGATCTGTACCGGACATTTTCCGCCGCAATAGGGCTTGAGCAGTTCAGCCAGTTGCGGAACGCGCACTTTGTCGTCGATTGAGCAGGTGATGTCCAGCCGTTTGGCGAAGGTCGCGCGCGCCTCGGCAAATGGGAACAGCTCTTCTGCCGTAACGCGCATATTGCCCGAGTAATCGTCCAGATTCGCCTTGCCACTCACCACCAGCAGCTCGTCGTCGCGCATCCAGACACGGTTCATGTCATAGAGTTCGTTAAACACCGTCACTTCAAGTTGTGCACTGCCATCGTCCAGCGTCACCACCGCCATTTTGCCGCGGCGCGTCTGCAGGATGCGCACACCGCTGACCATGCCTGCCAGTACCAGCGATTTCGCGTTATTGCGACGTCCGCCGCCACCATTGCCATAACCGCCGTTCCCGCTTGCGGGTGCAACGATGTCCGGCGTGATATCAGCCAATTTGATTTTTACAAAGTTGGACAACTCTTCCGCAAACTCCTGGTACGGGTGCCCGCTCAGGTAAAACCCCAGCGCGGTCTTTTCCTGCGCCAATTGCTCGCGCATCTTCCAGCGCGGCACATCCGCCATCCGTACCGGCATGGCGTGCGCCTCGTCGTCGCCGAACAGGCTGTTCTGGTTCGCCGCACGCGCTTTCTGTTCCGCGCTGCCCAGTGCCGCATCCAGCGATGCAATCAGTTGATAGCGATGATCGTTGATCTTGTCGAACGCGCCGGCCCTGATCAGCGCCTCAATGGAGCGGCGGTTCACGATGCGTTTGTCCACGCGGTGGCAAAAATCGAACAAATCTCTGAACGGCCCTGCCTTGCGCGCTGCCACGATGTTCTCCACCGCAGCCTCGCCCGTGCCTTTTACTGCGCCCAATCCATAGGCGATGGTCTTCGCATCCACCGGCTGGAAACGGAAGCACGAGGAATTGATGTCCGGCGCCAGGATGGTCAGCCCCTGCTGTACCGTATCCTGGTAGAAGAAACTGACTTTGTCGGTGTTCACCATTTCCGAGGTCATGGTCGACGCCATGAACGCGGCAGGGTAGTGGCATTTAAGATATGCGGTCTGGTACGCCACGAGCGAATAAGCTGCGGCGTGCGATTTGTTGAAGCCGTACCCCGCGAACTTCTCCATCGTGTCGAAGATCTCGTTCGCCTTTTTTTCTTCGATACCGTTTTTCCCCGCACCCGCAACGAAAATGCTGCGCTGCTCGGCCATCTCCTCGGCCTTTTTCTTGCCCATCGCGCGGCGCAGCATGTCCGCACCGCCCAGCGTGTAACCCGCCACCACCTGCGCCGACTGCATCACCTGTTCCTGGTAGACCATGATGCCGTAAGTATTGCCGACCACCTTCTCCAGCAGAGGATGCGGAAGAATCACCTGCTGGCGACCGTGTTTACAGTTGATGTAATCGGGAATGAAATCCATCGGGCCCGGCCGGTACAGGGCGTTCAAAGCAATGAGGTCTTCCAGGCAGTCCGGCTTCGCCTTTACCAGCGTGTCCTTCATACCGCGCGATTCGAACTGGAACACGGCGGTGGTGTTCGCTGTCTTGAAAATGCGGTCGTAGGTTTCCTTGTCGTCGAGGGGAATGTTTTCAATTGCAAAGGATTCAGGATCCTGGATACGGGATACAGTAGAACCCGCTGCCCCCTGCGCGCCGCTACCCTCCCCCTGTATCCTGTATCCAGGATCCTGTATCCCGAGCCCTTTGATGTATCGCACCGCCCAATCAATAATCGTCAGCGTGCGCAAGCCCAGAAAGTCGAACTTGACCAAGCCGACGGACTCCACATCATCCTTGTCGTACTGGCTTACCGTGCTTTCGCTGCCCTCGGCGCAATACAGCGGACAAAAGTCGGTGAGCTTGCCCGGAGCGATCAAAACACCGCCCGCGTGCATGCCGACGTTGCGCGTCAGGTCTTCCAGACGCTCGCCCAGCTCCATCAATTCTTCCACACCCTCTTCACTGGCGATGACGGCATTAAACTCCGGTTCCATCTCGCGCGCCTTTCTCAGCGACACCGGCTTCACGCCTTCTACCGGCACCAGCTTGGAGAGTCTGTCGCACAAACCATAAGGAAAATCCAGTACGCGACCGACATCGCGAATAACGCCCTTGGAAGCCATGGTGCCGAAGGTGGCGATCTGCGACACGTTCTGCACGCCGTACTTGTGGCGCACATATTCGATCACACGCTCGCGCCCATCCTGGCAGAAGTCCACGTCGAAGTCGGGCATGGAGACGCGTTCGGGATTGAGGAAACGCTCGAACAGCAGTTCGTAGCGCAGCGGGTCGAGATCAGTGATGCCCAGCGAATACGCCACCAGCGAGCCCGCGCCGGAACCGCGCCCCGGCCCCACCGGCACACCGTTGGGAAACTTCTCGTCGCGGAAGGATTTTGCCCAGCGGATGAAGTCGGCCACGATCAGGAAGTAGCCGGGGAACTTCATGTTGATGATGGTGTTGACCTCGAATTCCAGGCGCGCCTGATACTCCGGCATTTTGGCCGCGCGCTGCACCGCATCGGGATACAGATGCAGCATGCGCTCCTGCAGTCCGCGCTGCGATTCGCTGCGCAGGAAGTCGTCCAGCGTCTCGCCGTTGGGCGTGGGAAAATCCGGCAGGTGCGGCTTGCCCAGTTTCAGCGTGAGGTTGCAGCGTTTGGCGATCTCCACGCTGTTCTGCAAAGCCTCCGGCAGGTCGGCGAACAGCTTCGCCATCTCGGCCTGCGTCTTGAAATATTGCTGCGCGGTAAATTGCTTCACTCGGCGCTTGTCGTTCAGCACATAGCCTTCGGCGATGCATACGCGCGCCTCGTGCGCCTTGAAATCGTCAACGGTCATGAACTGCACAGGGTGAGTGGCCACTACCGGCAGCCCGAGTTCTGCGGCCAGCTTCACCGTATCGCGCAGATGCACCTCTTCGCGCGGCGCACCATAGCGCTGAACTTCCAGATAGAAACGGTTGGGGAACAGCCCCGCATATTCCTGCGCGACGACTTTCGCACTCGCCGCATTGCCGTTCATCAGCGTCGCCCCGACTTCGCCCAAGTGCGCACCGGACAAGGCGATCAATCCATCCGTTCCGGCGCGGAGCCACTCCTTGCGTATCTCGGGACGGCCGCGATACTGATTCTCCAGATAAGCCTGCGTGAGCAGTTCGCACAAGCGCAGATAACCCGCATGGGATTGGCACAACAGCAACAAACGGTATGGCTGATCGCGCACTGCGTCATTGGTCACGAACACGTCGCAGCCAACGATGGGTTTGATGCCCGCGCCGCGCGTTTCCTTGTAAAACTTCACCAACCCGAACACGTTGGACAAGTCGGTAAGCGCTAACGCCGGCATGCTGTCTGCCTTCGCTGCCGCTACCGCTTCGCCAATGCGCACGATCCCGTCGGCGATGGAATATTCGCTATGCAGACGAAGGTGAACGAAGGAAGGGTGCATGGTCGGCGGCTAAAATTTCAGGCGCCGATTTTACCACCGCAGCTGCGTTTTACCGACGGAAATAACCGGCAACGCATAACATGAAATGCCCTGCATTGGCGTATTCATTGGCATTGCGGCCCGACATGCAAGCAGGACGCGCATTTTATCGAGACTCCCGATGAACAATGGTTTGTGGTGCATATCCTGTAAGCAGCATGCAATAAAAAGAGCGGGGAGACCTGGAAGATAAGTTCGGCTTGGGGGTAGAATGCACGGCGATAGAATCAACGGCCTTTAAATCAATCGTTACTCAAGGAGAACAAGCATGAAGCGGGTAGCAGCACTATTGCTGGTGTTTGGAATGAATCTGGCGCACGCGGAGGCCGGCAGGTTGACGGCTCCCAACAATCCCAAATGGAAAGAAGAGTGCGGCAGCTGCCATACCCCCTACCCTCCGCAGCTGCTGTCGGCAGACAACTGGCGAAGCCTGATGGGCGGCCTGGATAAGCACTTCGGAACAAATGCAACACTCGACGCCAAAGACAACAAGAAAATTCTCGCTTTTCTGGAACAGAATGCCGGCAGCGGTGAAAGGTATAGTGCAGCCAGCTTGCGCATTAGCGATACGCCGTGGTTCAAGCATGAACATCACGTAATCAACGAAAAGGAATGGGTCAATCCCGAAGTGAAAAGCCGCTCCAACTGCTCGGCCTGCCATGGCAGGGTTGTACTCGGCGAATGATCGAAAAACACGCGGTTGTGCCGAACAATGCGCTTATTGACTCGCTGTCTTGCTCCGCTCCCTGAAAACGCGCTCGATTGAGACAGACAGAATGGCGATGTCTTGCGGATGAAGATCCGGAAATGAATCGTGCAGAACAACTCTCAGAAAATGCGCCGATCCGGCATTGCTGAGGGCTTGGCCGGAATCAAGCAAAGGATAGGCAACCCGGTAGGCGTTTTCGAACAAGTCGCGCAAATGCAGGTTTGTGCGGCGTTCCAGGCCTTCATTCCAGGCTGCCGCATCCTTGCCGTTCGATCCAGCCATGCAATAACCTCCTCAACGAGTATTACTTTACCGCATATAACCGGTGCACATACTAAAACCAAGGAAGCGCTGATCAAGTCTGCTTTCCCCTCTTCCAAAAGAGAGGTGGTTTGTTCGGCGTTTCCCTATATCAAGATCGGCTTTATTCCAGCCCGGCAATAAGTTCCGCGAGGCATTTGGCTCATCCTCCAGCCGATTTCGCCGCCCTTGATTATGCTTGCTGCCATCTCGCTTGATTCATTGACTCAAAGCACGGCAAATATGCCGTCACGCATGTCACGCTTTCAATCCCCGAGAAAAGCGGTTTACAAAATGAGTTGAAGGTTATTGTCGGGTAGTTTAGCCGGAAGCAAGGGGGTACTACACGATCATCAGTTCACTTGGGGATTTGGTCCGCAGCCTTCATCGATTGCGATGGCCCAACCGAAGCTTGCGTAACCGGTTGCTGTCCTTCCATTTTTTCTTTTGTCCAATCTGCCGCATCTCCTGCTCCCCAGGATAGTAATGAGGCAAGCCCCAGCACCCACAAGTTACGCTTTCTACCTTCCGGAATTCCACGATCATGCAGATGGTTGCGGATGTATTTGGCCGCTATTGAAAACACGATAGTGGAGATAATCAGATTCCAAATGGATGGCAGTGAAAACATGGGCAATTAAAATGGTAAATGCTGCATTTGGTCAGAACGGCTCATGCTGGCCATGCTGTTTCTTTGTGAAGGTTGATTTTACTCCGTTCTACCGCATGCGGGAGAGGGGATGCCACCAATTCACTATTGATTGAGAAGTGGAATCAATCTTAAGGAGACTGCCGCCCCCGCGCATCTTTATGGCATGATCTCAACGTACTCGTAAATCTCCGCATCGATCAGTTCCTTTCTCACCGGCAGAGCAGCCTCGGCGAACCATGCATGGGGATCATGTCTGTCGATCTCGCGCCCCATAAAACGGACCAATTCACAAATCGGCTCGACTACATTGATACGGTAGCGTTCGTCCTTCTTCACGTACCCCAAGTAGAGATTCTTCATGCAGTTACCTCGACACCAAGAATAGGCTTCGCAGGCGGCGCATGGCATATCGGGATGCAATTGCAACGGGCTTTTGTTAAGCCAGTTACCCTGTATCTCACCCATCTGCATACTCGGCACGTATGTCATGTCGGGACAGGGAAATATCTTGCCGTCCGGCATGACGTTGATGATGTGCGTCGAGACGCGGCACTGTGTTTGTCCGGCGTAGAGCTCCTTGGCGCGATTCGGCAACACCTTGTTGCGCACGATGCCCATGATCGGGATCAATGGGTAAAGCTTGTCCGTGCGAAGAAAGAATTTGTCGATAAGCTGAATCAGTACTGCTTTGCGCTTGTCCAGCGAATCGCCGAAATATTGTTCGTCGGCGACGAACTGCCAATACAAGTAATCGAACGATTCCGCGAGATCGTCGAGTTCCCCGAAGCTGGTATCGGAGCTCCCCCAAGTCACGCGTGCGGTGACACTGCCACCCAGCCGGTCACGCACATGGTTCACGTTTTTGTGCACTTGACGCCAGACACCCCTGCCCCGGTAACCGTCCGTGGTTTGCTCCCCGCCATCGACAGAGACAAGAACATTGGACAACTTGTGCAGCATCCAGTCAGGCAAGTTATCCAGAAGCGTACCGTTTGTCTGCAACTGGTAGCGGAAGGACGGGAAACGGCGCATCACCGTTTCCATCATCTCCCGGTTGAGCGTTGGTTCGCCACCATAGAATGTGACATAGATTT is a window of Sideroxydans sp. CL21 DNA encoding:
- a CDS encoding radical SAM protein, with amino-acid sequence MNMTARTISLSPATTQLHMTDAEHPIVGGRVELQLLTTLKCNLKCSYCSMSVGEVLGSQTELKYGIEQLAAFIERNLGGKEIYVTFYGGEPTLNREMMETVMRRFPSFRYQLQTNGTLLDNLPDWMLHKLSNVLVSVDGGEQTTDGYRGRGVWRQVHKNVNHVRDRLGGSVTARVTWGSSDTSFGELDDLAESFDYLYWQFVADEQYFGDSLDKRKAVLIQLIDKFFLRTDKLYPLIPIMGIVRNKVLPNRAKELYAGQTQCRVSTHIINVMPDGKIFPCPDMTYVPSMQMGEIQGNWLNKSPLQLHPDMPCAACEAYSWCRGNCMKNLYLGYVKKDERYRINVVEPICELVRFMGREIDRHDPHAWFAEAALPVRKELIDAEIYEYVEIMP